The sequence ATTCTACTAAGCGCGATCGCCCTTGATGAATTTCGTATCCTGCCACAGGTAATCCGACTTGCGGAAAATTAGAGACAACTTGTCGCTGTCGCGCTATTTTTTGCCCAGTAATAACAGTTTGAATTGGTAATAAACTTAATCCCTTAAATCTTCCTGCTTCCCCTTCGACTCCTTCAGGATCAGCGAGGAATTTACCTAACATTTGAAAGCCACCACAAATTCCCAACACAGTACCACCTGCTGCTGCATACTGTTGAATGGCTTCTGCCATTCCCGTTCTTTGTAAAATTAACAAATCAGCAATTGTTGTTTTTGAACCTGGAATAATGACAGCATCGGGATGTCCTAGCTCTTGTTTAGGACTAACATATTTGAGCAATACACTAGGTTCAGCTTCTAAAGGGTCAAAATCTGTAAAGTTAGAAATTCGAGGTAGTCGGATAACTGCAATTTCTAGTTCACCTTGCTCTTTGTGTGACTTGCGTTCGAGTAAGTCTAGAGAATCTTCTGCTGGAAAGACTTCTTCAATCCAAGGAATAACACCTAAAACAGGAATTCCTGTCCGTTCTTCCAACCATTGAATACCTGAGTCTAAAAGCGATCGCTGTCCGCGAAATTTATTAATAACGATACCGCGAATGAGCGCTCTTTCCTCTGGTTCCAGTAGTTCTAAAGTTCCTACCACATGGGCAAAAGCACCGCCTCGATCAATGTCAACAACCAGCAAGGTGGACGCATTTAAGTGTTTTGCTACCCGCATATTTGTTAAATCGCGATGCTTCAGATTAATTTCTGCCGGACTTCCCGCGCCTTCACAGACAAGTAAATCAAAATCTGCAGCTAAGTGTTGTAACGATTCTGTAATTGCTTGCCAACCTACCTCAAAATACTGCTCATAGTAATCAGTTGCACTCACTCTTCCTACAGCTTTTCCCTTCAAAATCACTTGAGAAGTCATATTCCCTTGGGGCTTGAGGAGAATGGGATTCATATCTACTGTCGGTGTTACTCCTGCAGCCCAAGCTTGTACTGCTTGTGCATAACCAATTTCGCCCCCAGTGGTGGTGACATAGGAGTTTAAAGCCATATTCTGTCCTTTAAAGGGCGCAACCCGCCAGCCACGCCGCGCCAAAATGCGACAAATAGCTGCACTAAGGAGCGATTTTCCAGCGTGAGATGTGGTTCCTACCACCATGATTGCTTTCATAAGGGGCGTTTAGCTCAAGAAGTTAAAAAAGTGAGGTATCAAGTTGGCTATAGTTACGTAGCAGGGATCAAGGGTCAGGGTTAAAACAGTGGCTAGGCAATAACCTTGCCCGTAATTAGAGAAATGATTCTGGGTCTCTCTATAATGTCCTAACCATATTGACTATTGCCACAGCATAAGTCTCATTTTATATTTTTCCCTTTTCCTGCTCACTTTTAACTACTTGTAAAGTAATCTCAATTAAAATGGCAGTCGCAACCAGCGGTTGAGCGTATTAGTTATGATATCGCGAGGTGTCGATTCCCACGTTCCTTGTTCTTCTATCACTTGACGACCTAGCGGTGTTAAGCGAAAACTATCTGTAATTCCCTGTCCATCGACTTCCCTTCGCAATACTCCCACTTTGACTAACCACAGCAACGCATTTTCTACTGATAATTCGGATAAAGGACGTTCGATATAGCCTTGCTGCACTCCTGTCGTAGCGATCGCACTTACTGGGACACTTTGATAGCGCATCGTTTCAAATAAATGCCTTTGAAAGGGAGAACAGACAAGTGACACTTTTGCTCTTTTTATTGTCTTGCTCGGATAAAGAACTTTTTTAGGAGTTTTGGGTTCAGCGGTTGACATTTTGTATGTATTAATACACTTTTTGCGAAAAATACCGTTAACAATATCTTGTGGTGCTAACTACCTATTTTAAACAGTTGTTGCTCAGTGCTGAAACCCCAATCATATGTTGTAGAAGTAAATAAGTAATTATAGTCCAGGTTGCTGCATAGAATATCACTATATTTGTAATAATTATATTTACAGTAAGTGATAGCTTTGTGATGGTTTTCAGTGGAATTGCGCATGACAAAAAGTCAGAGTATTTCTAAATTTGTGTTGTAGCTAAGTAATGTAGACAAAGCTACAAAACTATGATTTACTACTTGCTAATTTGCATTTCTGATTTAAGCATTGAGACAGCCATAACCTACTTCAAAAGATGTAGTAAAAACAATCAAATAGCTTCTAGGGTTCCGGTTTAAATTATCAGAATTATTGGAAATTTAAATGACTGGTCCAAGAGAAGCAGCCAGCCTGGAAGTCAAAATAACTAGGCGGTACACGGCGGGAAAAAAGCCCGGGAGAGACACAAAACAGTACAACTACTGTGACTGGCTGTCCGGGCTTTTGTATTGCTAGAAGTAATTATCTGGTTGTAACTTGAAACTTGCAGGATAGAGACATGACACAAGGCGAACGCCCTTCCGAACAGAATTCTACTGAAGCACAAAGAGCTTTAGAAAAAGAAACTCAGTTATCTTTTACAGGCTGGCAACAAGAAGTTTCGCGTGGTTTAGAGTTTGGGTTAGAAGCTGCAGAAAGCATTCGCGATCGCACAATTTCTACATTCTCGCGCGGTGAATTACCTCACTACGCAGGTATCAATACTTTCCTGAAAGCACCTTACATCGAAGATGTTCGTAAAGTAGGTGAATATGACGTAGCGATCGTTGGCGTGCCACATGATTCAGGTACGACTTACCGCCCAGGAACACGATTTGGTCCGCAGGGTATTCGTCGCATTTCTGCTTTGTATACGCCATATAACTTTGAACTCGGTGTTGATCTACGCGAACAAATCACTTTGTGTGATGTTGGTGATGTTTTTACAATTCCTGGCAACAACGAGAAGTCTTTCGATCAAATTTCTAAAGGTATTGCCCATATTTTTGGTTCGGGCGCTTTTCCCATTATTTTAGGAGGAGATCATTCAATTGGTTTTCCTACAGTACGTGGAGTCTGCCGTCACTTAGGTGATAAAAAAGTAGGAATTATTCACTTTGATCGCCACGTAGATACGCAAGAGACAGACTTAGATGAAAGAATGCACACCTGTCCTTGGTTTCACGCAACAAATATTAAAAATGCTCCGGCAAAAAATTTAGTGCAATTAGGAATTGGCGGTTGGCAAGTTCCACGTGCAGGTGTTAAGGTGTGCCGCGATCGCGCTACCAATATTCTCACTGTTACTGACATCACCGAAATGGGCTTAGATGCAGCAGTGGAATATGCTCTAGAACGAGCGTTAGATAGTACTGACTGCGTTTATATTAGCTTTGACATTGACTGTATCGATGCCGGATTTGTCCCTGGCACAGGCTGGCCTGAACCAGGTGGTTTATTACCCAGGGAAGCACTTTATCTACTCGGTAAAATTGTTCAAAAAGCCCCAGTATGCGGTTTAGAAGTTGTTGAAGTTTCTCCACCTTACGATGTCAGCGACATGACTGCACTAATGGCAACTCGCGTAATTTGCGACACGATGGCGCATTTAGTTATTTCAGGACAACTACCCCGAAAAGAGAAACCAGCTTACATCCATCCTGAAGCAACACCTGAAGTTATCAGTGAGTGGCAGTAGAAGATGCATGAAACTGATATGACTAAGGCGTTAATTGTAACGCTGCAAGATTGGTGGAAAGCTCAATCAGAACCGAAAATATCCTGTGTTCATCTAGTTGTTGGCAAGTTTACCTGCGTAGAACCTCTGAGTTTACAGTTTGCTTTTGAGGTACAAAGTCAAAACACATGTTTAGCAGGAGCCAAATTAAGTATTAAAGAAACACCTTTAATTGCCTTTTGTCACCACTGCCAACAAGAATATCATCCTGAAATTGGTATTCAATATGCTTGTCCTCAATGTCATTCTCCAATGGAAGACATTCGTTCAGGGCGCGAACTCAAAATTGACCGCGTTGAATACTCAACTAATACAATAGAGGATACTTATGCACCAAACTTTTGATGCTGCATTGGGCATTAATTTACTCCATGCTAATCAGCAAGGCGCAGAACACAATCGCGCTCATTTCAATCGGTGGGGAATTATTTGTCTCAATGTTATGAGTAGCCCTGGTGCGGGGAAAACTGTTTTATTAGAGAGAACTTTAGCGGCTTTGAGCGATGAACTTAAAATTGCTGTCATTGAAGGCGACATGACTACAGAGTTAGATGCAGATCGCTTGCGTCAATACGATGTTCCTGTAATTGCAATCAACACAGGACGTTCTTGTCATCTTGATTCCAAAATGGTTGCAGGCGGAGTTCATCGTCTCGAACACGAATATAACCCTTCAGATTTTGATTTACTACTTGTAGAAAACGTAGGTAACTTAGTTTGTCCTGCAGAATTTGAAGTAGGAGAACACGCTAAAGTAGCACTACTCAGCGTTACAGAAGGAGAAGATAAGCCACTCAAATATCCTGTCATGTTTCAAGAAGCTGACTGCTTGCTAATTACAAAAACTGACTTAGCTCCTTATTTGGAAATTGACATAAGTCAAATAGAGGAAAATGTTCGTCAAATGAATCCTCATGTCACAATTATTCAAGTTTCTGCCAAAACTAATGATGGTTTGGAAGACTGGTTTAATTGGCTGCGAAATGCTGTGCAATCAAATACTGCAAAATCAGTTATGAGCTTGACCTAAAACATAAATAGATTGCTAGTAACTCCTTAATTACTAGCATCTATAATTTTAAATTACTTTTTACAGATTTTATAGATGAAAACAATGAAGATACACAAGTTATTATCGCTTATAAGCATATTTTTAATAAGTTTAACTGTTGCCGTTAGTTGCACCCCTTCACAACAAGCTACTAATACTACTGCAACAAGTACACCTGTTCAAATGGGTTATAGTGGGTGGCCTGGGTGGTTTCCTTGGGCAGTTGCTAATGAACAAAATTTGTTTGCTAAAAATAATGTTCAAGTAGATCTGAGATGGTTTGATGGTTACTTAGATTCTATGAATGCCATGAATGCAGGTCAATTAGATGCTAACTGCCAAACTTTAGATCAAACAATTAGTTCAGTATCAAATGGCTCTGATCAAGTTGTTGTTTTAGTCAATGACAACTCAACTGGTAATGACAAAATTGTTGTTCGTGAAGGAATTAATAGTATTGCTGATTTGAGAGGTAAAAAAGTTGCCGCAGAAGAAGGAACTGTCGATCATTTCCTACTACTTTTAGGAATGAAAGAAGCTGGTATGACGCAAGCAGATGTTGAATTCTTACCTTTAGAAACAGGTGCAGCAGCCGCAGCATTTGCGGCAGGAAGAGTTGATGCAGCAGCAGTTTATGCTCCGTTTACAACTAAAGCATTAGAACGCCCTGGTAGCAAAGAATTATTCAGTTCCAAAGACTTTCCTGGTGCAATTCCAGACCATTTAGTTGTTAGCCGCAAAATGATAAATGAGCGTCCACAAGACGTCCAAGCACTTGTAAATACGTGGTTTAATACTTTAGACTTTGTGCAAGCAAACCAAGAGAAATCTCTGGAAATTATGGCTCAAAGAGCTGGTGTTTCAGTTGAAGACTATAAAACCTATGATGCGGGTACAACAATTTTTACTGTAGAGCAAAACTTACAAGCTTTTCAACCAGGAAATGATATGAATTCGTTACACTATGCAGCTAAAGAAATTAATAACTTTCTTTTGGAAGCTGACTTAATCAAGCGTACTCCAGATTTATCACGTATGTTTGACGATCGGTTTGTGAAAGCTTATGCTGCTTCTCAAAAAGGTTAGTCATGTCTTTAGA is a genomic window of Gloeocapsopsis sp. IPPAS B-1203 containing:
- the hypA gene encoding hydrogenase maturation nickel metallochaperone HypA, with the protein product MHETDMTKALIVTLQDWWKAQSEPKISCVHLVVGKFTCVEPLSLQFAFEVQSQNTCLAGAKLSIKETPLIAFCHHCQQEYHPEIGIQYACPQCHSPMEDIRSGRELKIDRVEYSTNTIEDTYAPNF
- the speB gene encoding agmatinase, whose protein sequence is MTQGERPSEQNSTEAQRALEKETQLSFTGWQQEVSRGLEFGLEAAESIRDRTISTFSRGELPHYAGINTFLKAPYIEDVRKVGEYDVAIVGVPHDSGTTYRPGTRFGPQGIRRISALYTPYNFELGVDLREQITLCDVGDVFTIPGNNEKSFDQISKGIAHIFGSGAFPIILGGDHSIGFPTVRGVCRHLGDKKVGIIHFDRHVDTQETDLDERMHTCPWFHATNIKNAPAKNLVQLGIGGWQVPRAGVKVCRDRATNILTVTDITEMGLDAAVEYALERALDSTDCVYISFDIDCIDAGFVPGTGWPEPGGLLPREALYLLGKIVQKAPVCGLEVVEVSPPYDVSDMTALMATRVICDTMAHLVISGQLPRKEKPAYIHPEATPEVISEWQ
- the cobQ gene encoding cobyric acid synthase CobQ, which encodes MKAIMVVGTTSHAGKSLLSAAICRILARRGWRVAPFKGQNMALNSYVTTTGGEIGYAQAVQAWAAGVTPTVDMNPILLKPQGNMTSQVILKGKAVGRVSATDYYEQYFEVGWQAITESLQHLAADFDLLVCEGAGSPAEINLKHRDLTNMRVAKHLNASTLLVVDIDRGGAFAHVVGTLELLEPEERALIRGIVINKFRGQRSLLDSGIQWLEERTGIPVLGVIPWIEEVFPAEDSLDLLERKSHKEQGELEIAVIRLPRISNFTDFDPLEAEPSVLLKYVSPKQELGHPDAVIIPGSKTTIADLLILQRTGMAEAIQQYAAAGGTVLGICGGFQMLGKFLADPEGVEGEAGRFKGLSLLPIQTVITGQKIARQRQVVSNFPQVGLPVAGYEIHQGRSRLVESPDTAPNTYQALFDDSSLGLVDNYQSVWGTYLHGIFDNGAWRRAWLNRLRQQRGLKSLPTGVSNYRKQREMVLNTLAAIVEANLDLTKILPS
- a CDS encoding Npun_F0494 family protein — encoded protein: MSTAEPKTPKKVLYPSKTIKRAKVSLVCSPFQRHLFETMRYQSVPVSAIATTGVQQGYIERPLSELSVENALLWLVKVGVLRREVDGQGITDSFRLTPLGRQVIEEQGTWESTPRDIITNTLNRWLRLPF
- the hypB gene encoding hydrogenase nickel incorporation protein HypB translates to MHQTFDAALGINLLHANQQGAEHNRAHFNRWGIICLNVMSSPGAGKTVLLERTLAALSDELKIAVIEGDMTTELDADRLRQYDVPVIAINTGRSCHLDSKMVAGGVHRLEHEYNPSDFDLLLVENVGNLVCPAEFEVGEHAKVALLSVTEGEDKPLKYPVMFQEADCLLITKTDLAPYLEIDISQIEENVRQMNPHVTIIQVSAKTNDGLEDWFNWLRNAVQSNTAKSVMSLT
- a CDS encoding ABC transporter substrate-binding protein: MKIHKLLSLISIFLISLTVAVSCTPSQQATNTTATSTPVQMGYSGWPGWFPWAVANEQNLFAKNNVQVDLRWFDGYLDSMNAMNAGQLDANCQTLDQTISSVSNGSDQVVVLVNDNSTGNDKIVVREGINSIADLRGKKVAAEEGTVDHFLLLLGMKEAGMTQADVEFLPLETGAAAAAFAAGRVDAAAVYAPFTTKALERPGSKELFSSKDFPGAIPDHLVVSRKMINERPQDVQALVNTWFNTLDFVQANQEKSLEIMAQRAGVSVEDYKTYDAGTTIFTVEQNLQAFQPGNDMNSLHYAAKEINNFLLEADLIKRTPDLSRMFDDRFVKAYAASQKG